In one Brienomyrus brachyistius isolate T26 chromosome 7, BBRACH_0.4, whole genome shotgun sequence genomic region, the following are encoded:
- the LOC125746535 gene encoding transmembrane protein 119-like, producing the protein MEHSLTLHLAIVSLVLLNEGGGTPSLHINMSSEGSGEAESEGLTTTVYFAPSPVYMSPTDELSSGTRMEPSVLSQVAGFLQENLLLIVTSASLLVTVIFLLCCAAVVSRKRKTSSYYPSSFPAQKYVDERDSIGGSRTFSEVPDRQPDSQGAEPVDSARQLQVDIMKAAKNLRSPSRSPVSEVMGKVTEALLPEVKGLPEESATEMVEKEAHIRAPVHGTSDLQNEESCQREAQECMFNVKKDEVLKEDTFRQEAEQDEAPCGPQLPGVHQEVCSGDVKEAALPESQMVMEETDVI; encoded by the coding sequence ATGGAGCACTCCCTGACTCTTCACCTAGCCATCGTCAGCCTTGTTCTTCTGAATGAGGGTGGAGGAACCCCCTCTCTCCACATTAACATGTCTTCTGAGGGGAGCGGGGAGGCGGAGTCAGAGGGGCTAACCACCACCGTGTATTTTGCTCCGAGCCCCGTATACATGTCCCCGACTGATGAACTCTCCAGTGGAACACGTATGGAGCCGTCTGTCCTGAGCCAGGTGGCTGGGTTCCTGCAGGAGAACCTCCTCCTCATCGTCACATCAGCCTCCCTTCTGGTGACGGTCATCTTCCTCCTCTGCTGTGCTGCCGTTGTGAGCCGAAAGCGCAAAACCAGCTCCTATTACCCATCCTCCTTCCCTGCTCAGAAGTACGTTGACGAAAGGGATAGTATTGGAGGCTCCAGGACCTTCAGCGAGGTGCCAGACAGGCAGCCTGATTCCCAGGGTGCAGAGCCTGTGGACTCTGCCAGGCAGCTCCAAGTGGACATTATGAAGGCTGCTAAGAATCTGCGAAGCCCTAGCAGGAGTCCAGTGTCTGAGGTCATGGGAAAGGTCACTGAGGCATTACTTCCAGAGGTCAAAGGACTACCAGAGGAGTCAGCAACAGAGATGGTAGAAAAGGAGGCTCACATTAGGGCCCCTGTGCACGGAACAAGTGATCTTCAGAATGAAGAGTCCTGTCAGCGTGAAGCCCAGGAGTGTATGTTTAATGTTAAGAAGGATGAAGTCCTCAAAGAAGACACCTTCAGGCAGGAAGCTGAGCAGGATGAAGCTCCATGTGGCCCCCAGCTGCCAGGTGTCCATCAGGAAGTATGTTCAGGAGATGTGAAGGAAGCTGCGCTTCCAGAATCACAAATGGTCATGGAGGAAACAGATGTGATTTAG
- the selplg gene encoding P-selectin glycoprotein ligand 1, producing the protein MRIPALAPWAFSIMLWAAVMFLQALLVEANGTRSPDTQTPTTLSGMQEASSLGALAAGGSMLHETKASTLPLIGGTQEPIKIEVTDQGGTTSQPASNFQSTTNHELFLAMTSKPALASGSSVNNTSTHAPSNLTSSHSTSGPTFTTPTSSTHSISNSTSGLPGYTPTLLNLIHSISSSTSASPHSSPPLSDLTHSASQSSTWLPDSTSVTSSPTDAALYKRKGSSDSTQTAVISTSRPTDSTNSVMGAVVPKKLLTTTSAKTKTPTIHHEGNNASGGSNSCLSRKDGLVSQCLIAIASLAAVATFFMVCTIFLCTKLSAQKHRYRMSMNQGTEMMCISSLLPDGDVAHAKLRYPKSNGALIPSADESEGDDLTLHSFLPENERTA; encoded by the exons ATGAG AATCCCTGCCTTGGCTCCGTGGGCCTTCTCTATCATGCTGTGGGCTGCGGTGATGTTCCTTCAAGCCTTGCTGGTTGAGGCTAATGGAACCCGGTCACCAGACACGCAAACCCCAACCACCTTGAGTGGTATGCAGGAAGCGTCCAGTTTAGGTGCATTGGCGGCGGGCGGATCCATGCTTCATGAAACAAAAGCCTCTACATTGCCTCTGATAGGTGGAACCCAGGAGCCAATCAAAATCGAAGTAACTGATCAGGGAGGAACAACTAGTCAACCTGCAAGTAACTTTCAGTCAACCACCAACCATGAGCTTTTCTTGGCGATGACTTCAAAGCCTGCTCTTGCCTCGGGTTCTTCAGTGAACAATACCTCCACCCATGCACCGTCTAACTTAACCTCTTCTCACTCCACCTCAGGGCCAACCTTCACCACCCCTACATCGTCAACTCATTCTATATCTAACTCCACCTCCGGACTGCCTGGCTACACCCCCACACTGTTAAACTTAATCCATTCTATATCTAGCTCCACTTCTGCATCTCCTCACTCATCCCCGCCACTGTCTGACTTGACCCATTCAGCATCTCAGTCCAGCACATGGCTGCCAGACTCCACCTCTGTTACATCCAGCCCAACAGATGCTGCTCTTTACAAACGTAAGGGATCATCTGACTCCACCCAGACCGCTGTCATTTCCACATCCCGGCCCACTGACTCTACAAACTCCGTCATGGGAGCCGTGGTACCCAAGAAGCTCTTGACCACTACGTCAGCAAAGACCAAGACCCCTACGATACATCATGAAGGGAATAATGCGTCAGGGGGCAGCAATTCATGCCTTTCCCGCAAGGATGGGCTGGTGAGCCAATGCTTAATCGCCATTGCCTCCCTGGCTGCGGTGGCCACCTTCTTCATGGTCTGCACCATCTTCCTTTGCACCAAGCTCTCCGCCCAAAAACACCGGTACAGGATGAGCATGAATCAGGGCACCGAGATGATGTGCATCTCTAGTCTACTACCTGACGGTGATGTCGCTCATGCCAAACTTCGCTACCCAAAGTCCAATGGTGCCCTGATCCCCAGTGCAGATGAGAGCGAGGGCGATGACCTTACACTCCACAGCTTCCTCCCAGAAAACGAGAGGACCGCCTAA